taagggtaagtaaagaaaaaaaaattatgcaatgcaTCGATCGAGCCTGACTCAAGCTGCCTACGCATCCCCAAGATAGGAATCAGATCGtaacgtagttcgaatacaagtAGGAGAAATAGAAGTATGTAATGCAATGAACGAGCTTGACTCAAGCTGCCTATGTATCCAAGTGGAATCAAGTCAtgacgtagttcgaatacaagaggaaagtgaaaaatataaaatgcaATGACCTGGCCTGActcaggctgcctacgtatccaagCGGAATCAGGTCAggacgtagttcaaatacaatagaaaagtgaaaaatacAAGGGACTGAATCCGACAAGGATTGCCTGCGTATCCCACCGAGGGAATTCAGGTCGAGTATAGTTCTAAATACATGGAAATGATGATTTTAGGTTTTCTAAGGGAGACCGAATCCGATGTGGGTTGCCCGCGTACCCCACCGTGGGAAGTCAGGTCTAGACGTAGTTTTGTTACATTGAAAAATGCAAAAGTACACAAAATAAGCGCTAATCTTGAGGTCTTCAGATGTAGTATTTCTTGATGGCGTCTAAATTGATTGGCTTTGTACTCACTCTGTCGTCCATTTCTACTAAGATTACCGTTCCTCTTGAGAGTACTCTATGAatcatgtagggtccttgccaatttggtgcaaatttccctttggcTTCTCCTTGGTGAGGAAAGATCTTCTTCAATACTAACTGCCCCGGTGTGAACTGTCGAGGTCTGACTTTCTTGTTGAAGGCTTTGGTCATTCTATTCTGATAGAGTTGTCCATGACAAACCGCGTCCATCATATTTTCATTGATGAGCATCAACTGTTCATTTCTGCTACGTATCAATTCCGCATCGTCTAGACCAACCTCTTGGATAATCCTTAAAGATGGTATTTCCACCTCGACAGGTATTACTACTTCCGAACCATAAACCAACATATAAGGAGTTGCCCCAGTTGACGTTCTGATTGTGGTGCGATAACCAAGTAAAGCGTACGGTAACTTTTCATGCCACTGCCTGTGACTGTACACTATTTTTCTTAGGatcttcttgatattcttatttgCAGCCTCAACTGCTTCATTCATCTGTGGACGATAAATCGTGGAATTTCGATGAGCAATCTTGAACCTTTCACAAGTTTCCTTCATAAGATCGTTGTTGAGGTTGGTTGCATTGTTTGTTATGATTGATTCTGGAATTCCAAACCGACAAACTATGTTGTTGCAAACAAAGTCTGCCACTACCTTCTTAGTCACTGCCTTGTATATCGAAGCTTCGACCCATTTTGTGAAATAATCGATAGTCACAAGAATGAAACGATGTCCATTTGACGCGGGAGGCTTTATAGGTCCAATAACATCCATGCCACAAGCAATAAATGGCCAAGGGGAACCCATCACATTAAGCTCATTCGGTGGAACCCATATAAAATCTCCATGCACTTGACACTGTGACATTTTTTGACATACCGGATGCTATCTCTCTCCATCGTCATCCAAAAATATCCGGCTCTTAGAATCTTGTTTGCCAAAGTGAACCCATTCATGTGAGGTCCACATGTTCCTGCATGTATTTCTTCTAAAAGCCTTGTCGCTTCTGCAGCGTCGACGCACCTCAGCAATCCTAAATCTGAAGTTCTCCTATATAAGATTTCTTTGTTAAGGAAGAAATGATTGGCCATCCTCCTCAAAGTCCGTTTCTGGTCGCTTGTGGAATTTTCAGGATACTCTTGTGCTTCTATCAATCTTCTGATGTCATAGTACTAGGGTTTTCCATCCAGTTCCTCATCTACATGAAAAAGGTATGCATTTTGATCATGTATCTCTATATCGATAGGGTCGATGTAATTCTTGTTTGGGTGTTGAATCATCGAGGACAATGTTGCCAAAGCATCGGCAAACTCATTTTGAGCTCGAGGGACATGCTTGAACTCAATCCTTGTGAATCTCCTACTCAACTCTTTAATGCAATGCAGATAAGGCAGGATCTTGACATTCTTAGTGGTCCATTCTCCTTGCACCTGGTGAACCAATAACTCGGAATCTCCTATCACCAAGAGTTCTTTGATGTTCATGTCGATCGCCATCCTGAGTCCGAGAATACAAGTTTCATATTCTGCCATGTTATTGGTACAGTAGAACCTAATCTTAGCTGAGATTAGGTAATACTGACCTGTTTATGAAATTAAGATTGCTCTTATTCCAACTCCAATAGAGTTTGatgctccatcaaagaacattctCCATCTATCATGTGACTCTGATATATCTTCTCCTACAAACAAAACTTCTTCATCAGGGAAGTAGGTTATGAGCGGCTTATAATCCTAGTCCACCGAGTTTTCTGCGAGGTGATCCGCCAAGGCTTGTCCTTTGATGGCTTTTTGTGTCACGTACACGATATCAAACTCGCTCAACAAAATTTTCCACTCTGCCAGCTTACCTGTAGACATTGGTTTCTGAAAGATGTACTTGAGTGGATCCATTCTTGAGATCAAGTCCGTGGTGTATGCAGACAGGTAATGCCTAAATTTTCAcgcaatccaagtcaaagcgCAACATGTTCATTCTAGCAAGGTGTATCTTGCCTCGTACGATGTCAATTTCTTTCTCAGATAGTAAATGGCTTGCTCTCTTCTACCAGTCTCATCATGCTGCCCCAATACATATTCAAATGCATTATCCATGACAGATAGATACAATAACAAAGGCTTTCCAGGCTCTAGTGGGACCAATACTGGTGGGTTGGACAAGTATTATTTGATTCTATCGAAAACCCTTTGGCATTCCTCTGTCCATTTTGTGGCAGCATCCTTCTTCAGTAACTTGAATATGGGTTCACAGATCACTGtagattgagctatgaaccgacTGATGTAATTCAGTCTTCCTAAGAAACTCATCACGTTTTTCGGATTGCCTTTATCTTTGTGGATCCAACTCTATGCCTTTCCTGCTAACGATGAATCCTAATAGTTTTCCCGCGGGGACTCCAAATGCACACTTTGCTggattcaaattcaaattatacTTACGCAACCTCTCGAAGAACTTCGTAAGTCATCTAGGTGGTTTGAACTTCTTTTGGATTTGATAACAGCATCATCCACGTACACTTCAATTTCCTTGTGGATCATATCATCAAAAAGGGTAGTCACAGCCCTCATGTAGGTTGCACTGGCAGTTTTGAGACCAAATGGCATTACTCTGTAGCAATACACTTCCCATGGAGTGATAAACGTTGTCTTCTCTGCATCATCTTCATCCATCAGGATTTGGTGATATCCTGCAAAGCAATCGACAAACGATTGTAACTCATGTTTTGCATAATTATCGATAAGTATATGAATATTTGGAAGAGGGAAATCATCCTTAGGACTGGCCCTGTTGCGATCTCGATAGTTCACACATATTCTGATCTTTCCATCCTTTTTTGGCACAGGCACAATATTGGCTAACCATGTGGGGTACTTTGTGACCCTTACAATGTTCGCCTCAATTTGCTTAGTTACCTCCTCCTTGATCTTTAAGCTCAAATCCGGCTTGAATTTTCTTGTCTTTTTCTTAACAGGTAGACAAGTGGGATCAGTCGGTAATTTGTGCGAGACAATATCAATGCTTAACCCTGGCATGTCATCATAAGACCAAGCAAATACGTCAACATACTGCTTAAGCAATTCTATTAACTTTTGCTTTCTTTTAGCCTCCAAATGTATGTTGACTCGTGTCTCCTTCACAATTTCCTCATCTCCTAAGTTGACAACCTATGTTTCATCCATATTGGGTTTCTTCTGACTTTCAACCTGCTCGATCTCGTGTGGCAGATTTTCAGGCATCATGCTTTCATCATACTCTTTGTGatcttgttcatcattttcacctTGCTCGGTGGATTCGTTACATGTCATAACCGTTAAATGaggatttttattaatatgagtGCTGAAAAGTGCAAAaggtaagtaaaaataaatagatatttgaAATAACgagatttttttaaagaaaataaagacttTTATTTCAAAGCATTCTAGCTTTTAGAAGAGGCAATCAACAAAAGATTTGGCATGCTTCAAGCCTCAATTTGATCATgcgaatttttaaaattaagactACTTTTCCACACTACCAGGACTCTAGTTGAAATAGGGACGGGCTGGTGGTCCAATTCTGCAAGATTTCTCCTGGTTTGGCATCACGAATGGTCAACTTGTTGAGATTTATCCCTTCCTCTTCTCCAGCCATGTCCAGGAACTGATTGCCTAATCCTTCTACGATGTCATCAATGCCAGCTTGATCTGGAATCAAAGCTTATTCCTGAGGCAGGCTCATATCCTAGTCTGTTGGTGCCTCTCTGATGCTTCAGCTGGATCGGCTCAACTATGTCATTGGACATAGGTCCAAGTCCATTCTTAGGTTGATATCCATACTTCAATATTTTTGACGCAACCATTTTCGCTGCAATTGACAACTTGGTATCTTTGGGCTCTGCTCCCTCATTGACCCTTATAGCTTGCATGATTTCCAAAGTGTGAAAAGTGGCTCCGTCTAACTCGTTGGTGACTGGGATAGAATTAACAGATTGAATGGGGTGACTGAGCTCTTCGTGGACCGTAACTTCTGTGCGCCCCCACTCAAACTTTACATATTTATGAAGAGTGGAAGGAACCGCTTTTGCCATATGAACCCATGATCTTCCCAAAAACAGGTTGTAATTGAATGATACATCCATCACTTGAAATAGAATGGGAAATTCAGTCGGCCCCACCTGCAATGTGAGATAGATTTCTCCAATGACACTTTTTTGCGCTCCATCAAAATCTCTAACTTTCACATGACTTTCCCTTATCTCTCCCATATTAACGCCTAAATCTCTCAAAGTGGTGAAAGGACAGATGTTGCATCCAGAACCACCATCAATTAAAACTCGAGTCACAATTTTATCACAATATTTGACTGCGATTTGAAGTGCTTTGTTATGACCAGCCCCTTCTGCAAGCAACTCATCATCGTGGAAAGAAATCTTGTTAGCTTCCACTATTCTTCCAATCGTTGGAGCTAAGGTCTCACTTGTGGTCTCTTTTGGAATGATCACTCTGCTTAACACCTCCATCAAAGCATTCATATGAGCTTCAGAACTCATAAGAAAAAACCAAATGGATATGTGGGCTGGCATTTTCTTCAGTTGTTCTTCAACCGAATAGTCTTTAGACTGCATCTTCTTCCAAAACTCTGCGGCTTCAGCATCGgtaatattcttctttggatTCTGTTCTTTTTCGAGAACTCTTTGATTTAGGTCCTCTGGGGCATAACACCTCCCCGACCTAGTCATTCCTTGAGCCACGGCAGTGTCAATCATCTTGCCCTTAGCACTTTCTTGATAGTCCCAAGGCACTACTTTGGTGTCATACTCAGGCTTCTTAGCAATTAAAGTGGTCACTACAACTCTTGGGCGATATGTTTGGACAGTCAGAGGTTCCCTTAGTTGAACAGTGATAACAGATTGCGCTGAAGATGTCATGGCATCCACTTCATCTATGTTTGGATAGTCGGGGGTCCCATATTCGTCATCCAAAGTAACCATGTTGACTTCTCGATTCTCATGATTTGGCAAGGGGTTGTTGTTCACATTGGGAGGTGTTGGTGTGCATTTGATTACTCCTCTTCTGATCAAAGACTCGATCTGGTTCTTCAAACCATAACAATCTTCTGTGTCGTGTCCTTGGATTCCCGAGTGGTAAGCACATCGCTTGTTCCCATCAAAATTACGAAAGATTGGATCAGGAAGTTTTCCTTCAACTGGCTGCAGCACTCCCGCTGTCCTCAAACTCTCAAACAATTGAGCATAGGGTTCAACAATTGGTGTGTAAGCGCGAGTATTTCTAGCTTCAGGATT
The DNA window shown above is from Solanum stenotomum isolate F172 chromosome 6, ASM1918654v1, whole genome shotgun sequence and carries:
- the LOC125868752 gene encoding uncharacterized protein LOC125868752 translates to MSQCQVHGDFIWVPPNELNVMGSPWPFIACGMDVIGPIKPPASNGHRFILVTIDYFTKWVEASIYKAVTKKVVADFVCNNIVCRFGIPESIITNNATNLNNDLMKETCERFKIAHRNSTIYRPQMNEAVEAANKNIKKILRKIVYSHRQWHEKLPYALLGYRTTIRTSTGATPYMLVYGSEVVIPVEVEIPSLRIIQEVGLDDAELIRSRNEQLMLINENMMDAVCHGQLYQNRMTKAFNKKVRPRQFTPGQLVLKKIFPHQGEAKGKFAPNWQGPYMIHRVLSRGTVILVEMDDRVSTKPINLDAIKKYYI
- the LOC125868753 gene encoding uncharacterized protein LOC125868753 — its product is MPVGYKPPKFNMFDGKGDPHAHLRAYCDKLVGVGRNEKLRMKLFIQSLSGEKKPPETFQEYARRWRTEAARVQPPLDESELSKYFIRAQEGIYFDKMMSMMGQKFAELVKMGDFIEEGVKCRKIQSMVALQAASRAIQSGSIGGIKRKERMFQLSLTNQEDHLTDTLIIPKLLRILHPSQSYAPRPCPNPEARNTRAYTPIVEPYAQLFESLRTAGVLQPVEGKLPDPIFRNFDGNKRCAYHSGIQGHDTEDCYGLKNQIESLIRRGVIKCTPTPPNVNNNPLPNHENREVNMVTLDDEYGTPDYPNIDEVDAMTSSAQSVITVQLREPLTVQTYRPRVVVTTLIAKKPEYDTKVVPWDYQESAKGKMIDTAVAQGMTRSGRCYAPEDLNQRVLEKEQNPKKNITDAEAAEFWKKMQSKDYSVEEQLKKMPAHISIWFFLMSSEAHMNALMEVLSRVIIPKETTSETLAPTIGRIVEANKISFHDDELLAEGAGHNKALQIAVKYCDKIVTRVLIDGGSGCNICPFTTLRDLGVNMGEIRESHVKVRDFDGAQKSVIGEIYLTLQVGPTEFPILFQVMDVSFNYNLFLGRSWVHMAKAVPSTLHKYVKFEWGRTEVTVHEELSHPIQSVNSIPVTNELDGATFHTLEIMQAIRVNEGAEPKDTKLSIAAKMVASKILKYGYQPKNGLGPMSNDIVEPIQLKHQRGTNRLGYEPASGISFDSRSSWH